The DNA region ATCGGAGCAATCCGaacgcgccgccgccgccgtatTATCAGTATCCCGGCTACTATCCGCCGCCGGGGGCGGCGGCGATGCCGATGCCGCTTCCGGCGCCGTACGACCACCACCACCTGCACCCGAATTGGGTGAACGGGCGGTACCCCTACGGGCCGATGATGCATGCGGCGGCGGCGCCGCCGTACGTGGAGCACCAGAAGGCGGTGACGATCCGGAACGATGTGAATTTGAAGAAGGAGACGCTGAGGATCGATCCCGACGAGGAGAATCCCGGGAAATACCTTGTTTCGTTCACCTACGACGCCACGGTGGCGGGAAGGTATCGAAacggtttttgatttttttcttcttttgttgtGAATTTTTAGTTTGATGATTGATGAATCATGTTGAATTGTTTGAAATGAGTTGGTTTTTTGTGGTTTTGTGTAGTAATTTATGAGATTTTGATTTGAGTAATTTTGTGCTTGTTTGGTAGCACTACAATAGATACTTGAGATAATACTGAGATGCAATATGAGATATGCGAAAATAGGCTTCGTCTAGGATTAAATTAGTCATCGAGGTGGGGTGGggtggataatcatgagatactGTGACTGGACGGGCTTATGTTCTTGAAAAAAAGGGAGATCGAACAAGAGATGAGAATAAACATTGAGCGATAGTGGGAACCGAAGTGGTTGTTAGATGATAGTTGAATTAAGTGGTTAAAAGAGTGATGGATTTGTGTTGAATTTGGCTAAAGTTTGTGTCTTTGGTGTTGAATCGCTAACTATACCCCAATTTGTGTTATAGATCATGTATTTCCAATTGCAAGAAATATGtgtaaattatataattatttgccAACTTTCAAGAGTTTGTGTAATAGTGCAAAATGGGGTAGAGCTTGTGGAAAGTGGGAAATAAGCATAGCATAGATAATCACGGACATAAACGAAAAAAACAGGTGGGTTGTTTACCCTGTACATCTGGAGGCGATGGgaatttcactatataattttcgAGTATATGGTGCCTAAATGGAGTTTCTATCTGATTCATTTAGAATGTGGAGATGGTGGATATCTCAATACTACAATTTTTTGAGGATTAGCTTGATGTTTTATCGATGAATCTGAATTGTGATTGCTTCTTGTATATGCAGCATCACAATAGTTTTCTTTGCGAAGGAGTGTGAAGACTGTTGCTTGACTCCAACCAATGAAAGCTTGCATCCGCCGATCAAGGTGGATTTTGAACAAGGTTTAGCCCAGAAATTTAAGCAACCCTCTGGAACCGGGATAGACCTCTCAATGTTTGAGGAGGGAGAATTGTTGAAAGATGGGGACGTGGACATTTATCCACTGGCAGTCAAGGCAGAGGCATCGACAGATGGTCAAAACGGAAACTCTGACAACGGGTCCTCAAACTCCCAGATAACTCAGGCGGTGTTTGAGAAGGATAAAGGTGAATATCATGTCAGAGTTGTGAAGCAGATACTGTGGGTGAACGGCATGAGGTATGAGTTACAAGAGATATACGGGATTGGAAATTCTGTCGAGGGTGAAGTTGATGCGAACGATCCTGGGAAGGAATGCGTTATATGCCTCTCTGAACCTCGAGACACAACTGTCCTCCCTTGCCGCCACATGGTACATTGACTCTCTCTGTTTAAGCATATTCAGAAATTCGTGACCCGACTAATCTATCAAGATTAATCCTTTTTCGTAACTAACCTACATTTTTGGCCGCGACAGTGTATGTGCAGTGAGTGTGCGAAAGTTCTTAGGTTCCAAACAAACAGGTGCCCGATATGCAGACAGCCAGTGGAGCGCCTTTTAGAGATCAAGGTCAACAACGGAGCGGATGAATAACTAAAAGAAGAATCGAAAAATAGGTGATGCCTCTGCTGGTTCTGTAAAGTTTTTGTTTGATCATAAAAAAATTATCGTCTATATTCTCCCCTTGTTTGTTTGTTTCGCTTCGTCTTCTTTTTCTCATGACACCCTCAATGCCCTGCAGTTGTAGACTTATCAGATTGCTGTCTCATAGCTAGGCAAATCGATATTCTATATACATTCCTTTCTATCAAGAATCATTTTCAGAATGTATATAATGTCAATCAAGATTAGCTTAATGCTCAATGCTGTGCTATTTTCtggaaattgaataaattatgTCTTTATATGGCCATCTTACGACGTTTAAGGTGAGCCCTCCTTTGCGTTCGGATGTGTGCTTTATATGGTCGTCTTACGAtgttttctctcttattttaccaatttttattttcctctctcatactttatcaattcttttttcttactttacacATTGTGGTTTAAAGCTCGTGTCGCTTcgaaagtttttatttttcaaggacaaagtaattattttataatatattaatttaagtaGTATTTCCTGTTTCACTCTAAGtgacatatttttttttggatgtctcactctaaatgacacaattattaaaatagaaacaccaatctatctacttttttcttttttttactttattatctccaGCTAACTCATAAACACAACCCTACaaaaaatctcgtgccaaataagaaatgtttgacTTAGAgtggaacagatggagtattatctCTTTGTTATTCACTATAGTTACTTCTTGCAAGTATCCCTATCTTGAAAGTATAAGGAATATACTCATTCCGTCTCAAAAGAATATGAACTGTGGGTTGAGTccggattttaatgcacaattggtaaagtaagagagagttcaaagtaaaaagtaattaaagcattgttagtggaaaatgtgTCCCACCAcattagagataaaagagttttcaaaattaaaaagtgtatATTCCTGTAATATTTAGTgaatcataaataaaattaacatttcTTCTAATATTTTACGCATTGATTGgtataaacaaaattatgttATTAGCCAAaattaaacaactaaacaaaTACTACATATTGGATATACTAAACAAAATTAAGTTTCCGGATCAGGTTAGAAGTATTTGGCTTTGTAAGTATgtgttaattaaataattttctctttccatttaACATATTTATATCTATAGATGAAATTACCAAGAATACTGTTCTTTAATTTTTGGGAGAAAATTACAAACGGTTTATTTAAACAAATACAGTACGAATAAAATAAAGTACTCCATAAAAAAACAATAcacaataaatatataaaaagaaaacCTAAAATTATAACAATGACATAAATGATGTTACCCCAGCAATATAGTTACACAATGTTACACAGTAAATTTAAAACTTAATAATGACATGATAATATAAATGATGATCTAGTCCAATACTTGAAGTCTTGAACCATATAGTTCCTGTTCCAGAAGCACGCTTGTTTCTTTGATCAATATGATTTCTTGAAGGAAGCATTCAAGTTTTTCCCTATCCCTCTCGCGGACATCGTCATCTTTGCCTGCAACAGATCCAATTTCATTATCTCCGGGTTTAAACATATCAAACCAGAAGAAAGCATATGGGTTTGGGGAGGCTTCTTACTTATGCATCTCCTCCATTTTCTTCAGCTTTCCAAGTTCAGCTTCGAATTTAATGCTTCCTTGTTCGAGGAAGACTGAGAGAGATTCATTGACTAGTTCCACCAAGTAACCAACTGGAACATCATCATCCTCACTCAACACCTAAAATTAGCATAGTAAACTTAGGTAAAGTAAAAGGTAATAAAAAGATAGATAAAATGTGGTAAGAAAGAATAATATTGCATACAGTGAGAGATGATAATTTGGCAAGAGTAACAATCTCCATATCATGTCCCTTGATGATACCATGTGCATAATTTGTGTGGCAATGAACAATGGCTGCTGGCCTGAAAAGGTAAGTTGTTGTTAGTGATACATGAAGTTTAGACAGAACAGCCCCGCAAGGCAAAACTGGAAAGGCTCAACAAACAAGACTTCAACGAAGCATTCGACGTTAAAATTTCCTTGCAAAATATATCATCATATAACAAGCTAGCAGGACGTATTATATAAAAGTTGGGTCGTCCGGATGTACAGTGCATCCATCCCATGGGGGTTTATTAATCACGGGCTAAATTTGATTTGGGTGGATGCAGCAGTGTGCCCCAAAAATGGAAGCGCAAAATTGCAGATTATGTTACCTTGTTGGTGGTAATGCAATATACCTTCCCTTTGTAAATTACACTTCCTGTCGTTTGAAACAGTTAAGAGTCAAATTCAAACTTACCTCACTTTTGGTGGCAACTGTGATTTAAGAGACCTTAGTGATTTAATCACAGAATTGATCATATCCATCTCCGACTCCACGTCGTCATTAGTCCAACTCTGCAAAAGGGGATATGACATTTCAAGGGAATGGCAATTGAGAAATGAGTTATTTCATAAAGATTGACAAGAATAAGCAAAGTGCTAAAAACTATACTtggatgaagtgatgtgtttcTTCCTTAACATCAAATAAATCCCGAGTAAAAGAGTTTATGGATGTTACCTTAACAACGGATGGATATTCCGATATCACAATGGATTCTTTTCTGACAGAATCTATCCTAGAAGGAAGACGCTGCCAAAGGTCTTCTGTGATAAAAGGCATGAACGGATGGAGCAGCCGTAGGCCATAATCTAGACACAGCCATAAGGTATCTTGTGCAGATCTTCTCGCTGATGCAAATGCAGGATCGTTGCCAGCAAAATACGGCTTAATTACTTCAACGAAAATATCACACAACTGATACTTCCACCACGAGTACACAGCCGTGGCAGCATCAGAAAACTCAAAGGACTCCAGCGAAGCAACTGTTTTTGATATAGCTTTGTTCAATACAGACAGTATCCACTTGCAACTAAAAGGTATGGAAGCTGGATCAATCTCTATTGGAGGGGTATAGTCATCTCCAAGTTTAGTCATAGCAAACCTAGTTGCATTCCACAGCTTATTGCACCACTCCCGATATCCCTCAACCCTCTGAATGTCCAGATTTATTTTGTCCGACTGAAAGAAAGGAACGCGAAGATAAGActttgaagaacaagaagaaaaaACAAGTTTAGATAAAGTAAAACTTAAGAATTCACCTGAGCTGTATAAGAAATAAGAGCGAAGCGCAGAGCATCAGTGCCACATTCTTTAATGCCATCAGGGAAATCTTTGTTTTGACGCTCTTTTGCAGTTTTGACTTCATCCTCTGTCAAGTTTCCTTGTTTAAATCTTATATCCAGCTTTTCATGAAGTTCTTCGAGAGTTGCACCATTAATAATGTCTAGTGGATCGATACCATTTCCTAGGGTTTTTGACATCTTGTATCCATGCGAGTCACGGACCATTGGGTGCAAGTAAACCTGAATGCAAGTAAAGAATGTTCAAGAATTTGCATTTTAGCAATGAGGTCAACTTGTTTTACATACTATAAACTAAAATGCCACAACACAGCACAGATTGCAACATAATTATATCGTTTAGTAACTCAAAAGCAAAAGTGCCAATAAAACTGGTACATAGATCAGACGACCAGCAGGTTAATAGAACATTCAACTACGACACATAAATTCTTCTCTTTCAGTATCTACACTAATCACATACAAAACTCATAATTATGAAATGAACAAAATCGCACCATAATCCTTCTAGGCTGAAAAAATAGGTTTAGGCTGGCACAAAAAGAACCAGCCTTAGCAACGTATACAGAattatgattttaaaatttaaagttcAAACATGCAGGAAAATAAGAATGCTACAAACCTTTGTAAATGGTAGATCACCTCCTAGCTTCATACACATCATCACCATACGTGCCACCCAGAAAAAGAGAATATCATGACCAGTTTCAAGCAAGCTTGTTGGATAAAAAGCTTTGAGATCTTCAGTTTCATCTGGCCACCCAAATGCAGATAATGGAAATAAAGCAGAAGAAAACCAGGTATCTAACACGTCTGGATCTTGGATAAGCTGGAACTTCTTCCCAGCAAACAATCGGCTAGCCTCCTCCTGAGCTTCTTCCTCTGTCCTGCAAACAACCCACCGATCATCGTATGCACCAAGCCCCTTGAGCTGATCATCTTCCAACTCCACATACCACGCTGGGATACGATGGCCCCACCAAATCTGCCTTGAAATGCACCAATCACGGATGTGTTCAAGCCATCTATGGAATACAGGATATATCATTAGAAGTTAATTTTGCATAAATGTTAGTCAATCAAAAGTTTTAGCGCAGCACAAAGCAGGGAGGAAATACATCAACTATAAAGGAACGGTGAGAAAACTTAAGGCTTCAAAGACTATTATCAATTCTCAAAATTACCTCTGCCATTCAGCAACATATTGTTTCGGTAAGATCCCTAACTTTGGATTTGTACAACCAATGACAGCGTTCAGACCATCCTCTGCCATGCCTTTGCAGCTCACAAACCACTGGGGCTTTACAAGGTATTCCACTACTTCGTTGCTTGTTGAACAAATTTTAAGGCACATCTCATTATCTTTATCGCCTCTATGAAGTCCCTTGATTGCAAATAGAGCTAACAATCAGCATGATTAAAATAAGGGAAACTACATCAAGTAATGCTTAATAAAAAGTGAAGTGTAGGAGTACCTTTTCTTTTAAAGCTTGGATCACAGCCACACGTGCCTTGAAACGTGGCATTCCTTCAAATTCTTCACCACCATTACTATTTATTTTCCCATCATCAGTGAAGATAGTGATGCAGTCGAGATCATGGCGCTTGCCAACTTCATAATCATCAGGATCATGGGCTGGAGTTATCTGCAAAATATCATGTCCAAGTACTTCTCAGAATATGAACTGAAAATAGAAAAGGAAGTATTATTAGCAGAAAATGTTCTGCTCACCTTAACCGCACCAGTCCCGAACTTCATATCGACAAGGAAACTATCACAAATTATTTTTAGCTTCCTCCCATTGAAAGGATGAACAGCGAATTTCCCATGAAGATGCTTGTACCTTGGATCATGTGGATGTATTGCCACAGCCGTATCTCCGAGCATTGTTTCCACTCGAGTAGTTGCCACAACAATCTCGCCCAAATCCCCTTCCAGAGGATAAGCAAATGAGGTCAGAACCCCAAATTCGACTTCAGTTTCATACCCATGAACCGGCCGTAGTGTTCTCTCTTTGATATATTCGTCTTTTAACTCAACCTTGGATATTGTTGTTTGCATACGACAGTCCCAAGCTACCAGACGTTTATCCCTAAAAAGAAAATTGGATGAGAAACTTTAAGAACGGGGAACAAACAAACCACCATATACCAGACAATTGAGTAACAACACAGAAACACAAAAGAACGATATAAAAGTATTGACGAATAGGTGGTAGTTGGAGGACGAAATGCAACAAATTCGACTAATCATGGGGTGTCTTGTCCATAAAAGTGTCAACCAACCTCATGCTATAACAGCAAAAATCAATTATCCATCACATTGCACAGTTATCAAATGCAAATGCATGATTTAGCTGATCAAGAATGAGTCAtccattataaataaaaatctcAAATATGAGGATATTGGTCTTCACAAAATTAGGCTTCCAAGAACACAGGGAAAGAAACTATCTCAGATCACAAGAACATTGAAACATTGCATTTAAGTATGAGTATACCTATATATGAGACCTTCCTTGTGAAGTCTTATAAAAGACTCCGTGACCGCCCTTGATCTCTTCTCGTCAAGAGTAAAACACTGTACAGAACAAGATATTAGTTCCACTTTAAATCTCTGCCTAATCAAATATGCAATGATGATCCAAATTATCACCTCACGTGACCAATCAAGAGATGCACCCAAGCGGCGGAGTTGCTTTAAAATTGTGCCCCCATACTCATTCTTCCATTTCCAGACCTATTACCACATTTAACAAGTAAAAGAGCATAAATGAGATATCCCTGGTTAGAGGATGCTGCAAATTACcaaaattgcataaaatgagAATATATTAAAGAACTTACTTCATCTACAAATCTTTCACGACCAAGATCATGCCTTTCCAATTCCTGTTCCGCCTTAAGTTTCTTTTCCACAACAACCTGCATTGAAATCGGTGATTGGCTCAGCAAGTTTATGACAAAGTAGACCACGGATATATTAAAAGCTGAAATATATCCCAATGAATAACCTGAGTAGCTATTCCAGCATGATCCATACCAGGCACCCACAATGCATTGAAACCAGCCATCCGCTTCCAGCGAATAATGGCGTCCTAGAGGAAAAATGTGATTAGAaatcaaatatttcaaataaattaataacatgGTAATTAATCAATTGCCACTTGAAAACCTGCAGAGAAGCAGTAAGAGCGTGGCCAATGTGAAGGGCCCCAGTAACATTAGGAGGTGGGAGCACCTGCATTAGGATAAAATGTGTATTAAAAGAACAGTTGAAGtactatttgaattttgaaaatatgttACTGCCTAACATGCTAAAATCCAGTGAAACTTACGATGACAAAAGGTGGTTTGGAGCTTTTGGAGTCTGCCTGAAAGAATTTTGACTTATCCCACCATTCATACCACCTAGTAAGAAATTTTGGCAATGATGAGAAGGAAGACTCTCATATTTAGTAACAATAATCTATAGCTTACGATTTTTCAACGGTGCTTGAATGGTAATTCTGTGGCATCTGGTGAGAAAGTTTTTTCTTTTCACCCAGAGGTGTCTCTGGGTCAACTTCCAGGGGATTAACCTTCTCTGCttctttttttgcatttttctccATCTTTGACTTTGAAGGTTGTTGTTTCTATATCAAACACGCAAAGCATGAGTATCTCTAACAAACGTATATGATCAAGTAACATAGCTATACTGGTTTGGGGCAGAATGAAGTGAATTAGCACCTGATGCTTCGACGCAGCTGCTTTTTGAGCAGCTTTAAGTTTCTTCAACTCCTTCTCTCTAGCCTACACTCACAAAAAGTAAGTTGCCATTCATAATTAgttaaactaaaaacaaaaatacaatCATGCCTATTTTCAACAAAAAAGCAGAACCAGGAAGATACATATACATAGGTCAGAGCTTTTGAAATTCTGAGCCTATGATTCATGAATTCGACATATCGAAATTAAGAATTCAATCAAAAATGCAATCGTTCCTATTTTCAGCTCAGATTTCACAATCAATCGCACCGAAACAAAACCAGGAAGATACATAGGTCAGAACTAGCAAATTAAGTTCGAAATTATGAGGCTAGGCTGCACTAGTCTACAACGATTCTAAAATCGACATAATATTGCAATTAGTAGTAAAACAAGCGATGCTCTAACCTTCCCTAGTTTCTTCAACTTCCTGTCGAGCTCAACCACCGTCGGATCAGAGAGATCTCGCGGATCCATGGTTGTGAGATAGCCGCTGCGACAGTGCTGCTGGGGCTTTAGCATGCAGAATGAGAGCGAATCAAATTATATATCACTCCCTCCTACCATGTTAACATAAATAGCTAAAACTTTCCTTATTATATTATAGTATTTCTTTGTTTACctattatatatttttctttttaatttatacaataaaaataataatatttccttatttccataaaaataaatcacatttGACATTTTAGAATGTCTCGATCACACAGTTCGTTCTATTTTATCACAACATTGTGTTTTAATAACAATATACTCCATAATGTCGATGTTCTAAGCGGACGATCGAAGTTTTATAAGGAGACGCCCTGCAAATTGTCTCACCTTACTATTTTGATACTtactccgtccatgaaaaatagtactccccaTTTTATCATATTGGGGTatccaataaaaataattcaatttataaaagttggaaatttcagtctcatattttacctatttttttcttttttctctcttactttactaactTCTCATTAAAATTTGAGGCATCtataaataagactatttttatggacgaatggagtatatagAATGCTGAGGATGTGACTTTAAAAGTTACCTTAAATTAAGTTTTACTTGCATCGGAGTTGGTATGGTCATGACATTAGGGGATTTTAATTTGACATGGCAATTGTTTATTTTGCtaattttgtgattttatgtAATGGTAGTTTGAAAACGGGTGTTGAATATTAATCTATTGTGAATTATGCAAATTAATTTGCATTAGGTGTACAAACATGGGCATGATAAGTGTGAGTAAGCTAATCTACGATTTAACTTCGAATTAAGATTGTGTGTCGTGATTAGGGCTGTTTTAGATTGGTCTCTTTTTATATATaggtaaataaatttaaatttaaagattGCACCACGATGAACTCGAATCTAAGATATTTAGAGAACACATTATCATTCTACCGCTTGACCAATTTACACACACTTTTGAACCAACActtcttataaaaaaaaatgcaatttatcaAGAATTTACACTAAATTTGCTAAGGCATGGAAAGAATTACTACATGTCACAGGGGGTGTATTTCAACATAAAACCTTGATTCTAAATGTAAAATCTCGAAAAAAGTTAATTAtacaatttatgtacatttatcactACCCTGTATATAATCGTACAACTTTTACTCTTCGATGCCTTCCgtgaaaata from Salvia splendens isolate huo1 chromosome 9, SspV2, whole genome shotgun sequence includes:
- the LOC121748775 gene encoding probable E3 ubiquitin-protein ligase LOG2, with translation MGNISSSGVHGRRRSNSSRRSHPPPPPPPQQQQAEITANRYVFAAATPFPPPPHYRSNPNAPPPPYYQYPGYYPPPGAAAMPMPLPAPYDHHHLHPNWVNGRYPYGPMMHAAAAPPYVEHQKAVTIRNDVNLKKETLRIDPDEENPGKYLVSFTYDATVAGSITIVFFAKECEDCCLTPTNESLHPPIKVDFEQGLAQKFKQPSGTGIDLSMFEEGELLKDGDVDIYPLAVKAEASTDGQNGNSDNGSSNSQITQAVFEKDKGEYHVRVVKQILWVNGMRYELQEIYGIGNSVEGEVDANDPGKECVICLSEPRDTTVLPCRHMCMCSECAKVLRFQTNRCPICRQPVERLLEIKVNNGADE
- the LOC121747575 gene encoding valine--tRNA ligase, mitochondrial 1-like isoform X3 yields the protein MLKPQQHCRSGYLTTMDPRDLSDPTVVELDRKLKKLGKAREKELKKLKAAQKAAASKHQKQQPSKSKMEKNAKKEAEKVNPLEVDPETPLGEKKKLSHQMPQNYHSSTVEKSWYEWWDKSKFFQADSKSSKPPFVIVLPPPNVTGALHIGHALTASLQDAIIRWKRMAGFNALWVPGMDHAGIATQVVVEKKLKAEQELERHDLGRERFVDEVWKWKNEYGGTILKQLRRLGASLDWSRECFTLDEKRSRAVTESFIRLHKEGLIYRDKRLVAWDCRMQTTISKVELKDEYIKERTLRPVHGYETEVEFGVLTSFAYPLEGDLGEIVVATTRVETMLGDTAVAIHPHDPSFLVDMKFGTGAVKITPAHDPDDYEVGKRHDLDCITIFTDDGKINSNGGEEFEGMPRFKARVAVIQALKEKGLHRGDKDNEMCLKICSTSNEVVEYLVKPQWFVSCKGMAEDGLNAVIGCTNPKLGILPKQYVAEWQRWLEHIRDWCISRQIWWGHRIPAWYVELEDDQLKGLGAYDDRWVVCRTEEEAQEEASRLFAGKKFQLIQDPDVLDTWFSSALFPLSAFGWPDETEDLKAFYPTSLLETGHDILFFWVARMVMMCMKLGGDLPFTKVYLHPMVRDSHGYKMSKTLGNGIDPLDIINGATLEELHEKLDIRFKQGNLTEDEVKTAKERQNKDFPDGIKECGTDALRFALISYTAQSDKINLDIQRVEGYREWCNKLWNATRFAMTKLGDDYTPPIEIDPASIPFSCKWILSVLNKAISKTVASLESFEFSDAATAVYSWWKYQLCDIFVEVIKPYFAGNDPAFASARRSAQDTLWLCLDYGLRLLHPFMPFITEDLWQRLPSRIDSVRKESIVISEYPSVVKSWTNDDVESEMDMINSVIKSLRSLKSQLPPKVRPAAIVHCHTNYAHGIIKGHDMEIVTLAKLSSLTVLSEDDDVPVGYLVELVNESLSVFLEQGSIKFEAELGKLKKMEEMHKQR
- the LOC121747575 gene encoding valine--tRNA ligase, mitochondrial 1-like isoform X2: MLKPQQHCRSGYLTTMDPRDLSDPTVVELDRKLKKLGKAREKELKKLKAAQKAAASKHQKQQPSKSKMEKNAKKEAEKVNPLEVDPETPLGEKKKLSHQMPQNYHSSTVEKSWYEWWDKSKFFQADSKSSKPPFVIVLPPPNVTGALHIGHALTASLQDAIIRWKRMAGFNALWVPGMDHAGIATQVVVEKKLKAEQELERHDLGRERFVDEVWKWKNEYGGTILKQLRRLGASLDWSRECFTLDEKRSRAVTESFIRLHKEGLIYRDKRLVAWDCRMQTTISKVELKDEYIKERTLRPVHGYETEVEFGVLTSFAYPLEGDLGEIVVATTRVETMLGDTAVAIHPHDPRYKHLHGKFAVHPFNGRKLKIICDSFLVDMKFGTGAVKITPAHDPDDYEVGKRHDLDCITIFTDDGKINSNGGEEFEGMPRFKARVAVIQALKEKGLHRGDKDNEMCLKICSTSNEVVEYLVKPQWFVSCKGMAEDGLNAVIGCTNPKLGILPKQYVAEWQRWLEHIRDWCISRQIWWGHRIPAWTEEEAQEEASRLFAGKKFQLIQDPDVLDTWFSSALFPLSAFGWPDETEDLKAFYPTSLLETGHDILFFWVARMVMMCMKLGGDLPFTKVYLHPMVRDSHGYKMSKTLGNGIDPLDIINGATLEELHEKLDIRFKQGNLTEDEVKTAKERQNKDFPDGIKECGTDALRFALISYTAQSDKINLDIQRVEGYREWCNKLWNATRFAMTKLGDDYTPPIEIDPASIPFSCKWILSVLNKAISKTVASLESFEFSDAATAVYSWWKYQLCDIFVEVIKPYFAGNDPAFASARRSAQDTLWLCLDYGLRLLHPFMPFITEDLWQRLPSRIDSVRKESIVISEYPSVVKSWTNDDVESEMDMINSVIKSLRSLKSQLPPKVRPAAIVHCHTNYAHGIIKGHDMEIVTLAKLSSLTVLSEDDDVPVGYLVELVNESLSVFLEQGSIKFEAELGKLKKMEEMHKQR
- the LOC121747575 gene encoding valine--tRNA ligase, mitochondrial 1-like isoform X4 — protein: MLKPQQHCRSGYLTTMDPRDLSDPTVVELDRKLKKLGKAREKELKKLKAAQKAAASKHQKQQPSKSKMEKNAKKEAEKVNPLEVDPETPLGEKKKLSHQMPQNYHSSTVEKSWYEWWDKSKFFQADSKSSKPPFVIVLPPPNVTGALHIGHALTASLQDAIIRWKRMAGFNALWVPGMDHAGIATQVVVEKKLKAEQELERHDLGRERFVDEVWKWKNEYGGTILKQLRRLGASLDWSRECFTLDEKRSRAVTESFIRLHKEGLIYRDKRLVAWDCRMQTTISKVELKDEYIKERTLRPVHGYETEVEFGVLTSFAYPLEGDLGEIVVATTRVETMLGDTAVAIHPHDPRYKHLHGKFAVHPFNGRKLKIICDSFLVDMKFGTGAVKITPAHDPDDYEVGKRHDLDCITIFTDDGKINSNGGEEFEGMPRFKARVAVIQALKEKGLHRGDKDNEMCLKICSTSNEVVEYLVKPQWFVSCKGMAEDGLNAVIGCTNPKLGILPKQYVAEWQRWLEHIRDWCISRQIWWGHRIPAWYVELEDDQLKGLGAYDDRWVVCRTEEEAQEEASRLFAGKKFQLIQDPDVLDTWFSSALFPLSAFGWPDETEDLKAFYPTSLLETGHDILFFWVARMVMMCMKLGGDLPFTKSDKINLDIQRVEGYREWCNKLWNATRFAMTKLGDDYTPPIEIDPASIPFSCKWILSVLNKAISKTVASLESFEFSDAATAVYSWWKYQLCDIFVEVIKPYFAGNDPAFASARRSAQDTLWLCLDYGLRLLHPFMPFITEDLWQRLPSRIDSVRKESIVISEYPSVVKSWTNDDVESEMDMINSVIKSLRSLKSQLPPKVRPAAIVHCHTNYAHGIIKGHDMEIVTLAKLSSLTVLSEDDDVPVGYLVELVNESLSVFLEQGSIKFEAELGKLKKMEEMHKQR
- the LOC121747575 gene encoding valine--tRNA ligase, mitochondrial 1-like isoform X1, with the protein product MLKPQQHCRSGYLTTMDPRDLSDPTVVELDRKLKKLGKAREKELKKLKAAQKAAASKHQKQQPSKSKMEKNAKKEAEKVNPLEVDPETPLGEKKKLSHQMPQNYHSSTVEKSWYEWWDKSKFFQADSKSSKPPFVIVLPPPNVTGALHIGHALTASLQDAIIRWKRMAGFNALWVPGMDHAGIATQVVVEKKLKAEQELERHDLGRERFVDEVWKWKNEYGGTILKQLRRLGASLDWSRECFTLDEKRSRAVTESFIRLHKEGLIYRDKRLVAWDCRMQTTISKVELKDEYIKERTLRPVHGYETEVEFGVLTSFAYPLEGDLGEIVVATTRVETMLGDTAVAIHPHDPRYKHLHGKFAVHPFNGRKLKIICDSFLVDMKFGTGAVKITPAHDPDDYEVGKRHDLDCITIFTDDGKINSNGGEEFEGMPRFKARVAVIQALKEKGLHRGDKDNEMCLKICSTSNEVVEYLVKPQWFVSCKGMAEDGLNAVIGCTNPKLGILPKQYVAEWQRWLEHIRDWCISRQIWWGHRIPAWYVELEDDQLKGLGAYDDRWVVCRTEEEAQEEASRLFAGKKFQLIQDPDVLDTWFSSALFPLSAFGWPDETEDLKAFYPTSLLETGHDILFFWVARMVMMCMKLGGDLPFTKVYLHPMVRDSHGYKMSKTLGNGIDPLDIINGATLEELHEKLDIRFKQGNLTEDEVKTAKERQNKDFPDGIKECGTDALRFALISYTAQSDKINLDIQRVEGYREWCNKLWNATRFAMTKLGDDYTPPIEIDPASIPFSCKWILSVLNKAISKTVASLESFEFSDAATAVYSWWKYQLCDIFVEVIKPYFAGNDPAFASARRSAQDTLWLCLDYGLRLLHPFMPFITEDLWQRLPSRIDSVRKESIVISEYPSVVKSWTNDDVESEMDMINSVIKSLRSLKSQLPPKVRPAAIVHCHTNYAHGIIKGHDMEIVTLAKLSSLTVLSEDDDVPVGYLVELVNESLSVFLEQGSIKFEAELGKLKKMEEMHKQR